agaaaaaaaaaatgaaaaaatgcgtTCTATCTTGGCTGCACGGGTAACTATTGGCTAGCAGATATAGCGAGGACTAACGTTGGCGAGGACTGgcggtgtgtgtttctttttcgaaCATGCATTGTTCTTAACAATTCGTACGTATATACGTTGAATAGCAGTAAATATGGTCATTTGGAAGCATACTCGTGCCTGTGTCGTCTTGTACTAcctagtctttctttttcttttttttcccttttttgcgCTAGAGAAACTTCGTTTCTCGTTCGACCACTGTTATTCACGTTTCTCCAATATAAACAGAATAAACCTTCACCTTCTTATAAGCATACAGACAAAAGCCGAGCTACACAGCTGCGCGCATCACTCACGCGATGGTCTTCGCTGCTTTTCGAGGAAGGTGGCGCCGAGCTGGTACCAGCGCACCAGCAAGTCGGTGAGCGCGTCCGTCATGATCTCGCTATGCCAGCGCACATTGTCGCACACGTAGGCCGTCGGGTCCCTGCACGGGTCTACGGTCTTGTTCATGCTGTTGGACAGGCGCTCCAAGTGCTCCTGGCAGCCTCTGCGCGGCGAGCATGGGAGAGCACCGGGCGTGTGACGAGGTCATCGCTTCGACTCGCGAGAACTTGTTGCCCCTGCTGACTCATGACTTTCGGGCAACAAGAACGCGTTAAGAAGACGCACGGTATTCTGTCAGTCATCGGGCCAcacgcaaaacaaaacaaaaacaaacaaacaattacGAGTGAAACAGGACCATCAAGACAACGACAGTTAAAGCCGTCGCAGGGTCGTCTGCCCCGAAACAGTTCGAAACCACATCGAACGTTTTACGCTCCACATGCTCTGTCACGGAACTGCGAAGCAAGGGTGTCGCCGAATAATTGGGCGCGCAATTCTTTTACGCATGCGATAAAAAGCAACAGGAGACCAATGAGAcgcagatgcaaaaaaaaaaaaaagaaaagacgataTGACGTGCTGCAGCCACACGCATTTTCGGCTCCCGCAATAACTTCCGGCGTTTGCAGTGTACAAAAAGAATCGCCTTCGATATTGGCTTTGGTTAATCCGAGAGAGCCGTTTCTGGCAGTGCGATTTCATTGCACCACCACTCAAGTGTTGCCACATTGCCGTAGGGTTCAAATGCGACATAAAACTTATACTACGAATTTTCTACAGCACCGAATGCGGTCCATTTTTTGCCGGTTTGTTGTGGGACGTGTGTGGTCTCACGTGCTACGCATAATTGCAAGCTTAAGAATGCTGGCGTCAATGTCCGTTTACCGAAGATTACAGGACGCAGGTTTAGGAAAggagctgaagaaaaaaaaaattcgcagtgaCCTGGcccggctatgccaggatatatgtagtgaaagctaaggcatagcatggttagccttggttaatcttgattgcaagtccaggttagtctggttgtctagctatgttgcggtgtttagccagtcgttcggcgcgctgtctgtctgtttcctgggcgattcgtttcctcttcatctcgtttcgatgtcgattccaggcctcctcctgcttatcagaattgtcgccgtccatactgccgcctgaactgtggttgcggcgcacgcgagcactccttttcaatcctccgacatgttatcaggcatgcgacgcagctggcgaagcgagcggaggcgaacgcaacgacgaggaacgtgatgggacgtcatgtgcctcctcggagcacggtcACGGCGTAATCGCAAGATCGCGGCCAGTAaaactttcgctttaaaaacatcCGAGGAtgcctaagcacttcttatgagttgtgaatgcgaaaacattaatgtccaattgaacggcgctgagcggcccttcaagttacgaactcctcgcgggcaagcgagcgcggtGAGACACGGCGCGTTTTGGTCTGGCGTCACCGAggtgcagttagaacgcaggcgaaagcttccgcggacaaggaacgcgcggataacgcaggcttccCAGAGCGAGAACGAGGGTGACGTGCTGTCGCGACGATGTTCTCTCCCCTttcgcaacacctggcgcgctagcagCACAACAGATGTTCCCTTTCGCCCACTTTGCTCCGTCGAAGCGCGTGGCGTCGCAACCAATAGGAATTTAGGAGCCGTTTCGCTGctccagacgacagacgccggctttttcgttcaatgggctatttgacgctttcgcataaaaataaataacatCTACCACATAAAACCAACAGCTGCCTACGGTCTTGCTGACCAAACACATGAAAACATAGTCATGTTTCATGCAGGTTTATCCTTAGGATACTCGCACCCATGACCTCCATTCACtgccaccaccatcaccaccatgtCTGTGCACTTATCTACTATGCTGGTGTTCAAGATATGACCGCCATGACGCCGCTTTCGAACCTACACTATGCAAACGCGCGACCTTCGATATTTGTCTGGCAGTATACTCTTAGGGAACCGATCACTGGTTGCATGAAATTTTCTGCAATGATTGCTATAGGTAACTCTCGCACTTCGGTTTTCCAGTTAACATGCGAGTGATTCTTTATTCACGAATTTGTCTAATATTCGTGCTTGCTTGTAGCTTCAAACGTTCTTGCCGGCTTATTTATTACGCCGTATATATCTAAACTTCCAGGCACTTAGTTTCTTTAAGCACAGCAAGACAATTACACAATGCACTCATACATACTCATTGTGAAGTGTTGCATTTATAatacaatattttgttgaaaatcaCCGATTTTCGAAGTGACGATACCGTTCGAAGCCACAAGGACGATGTTTAGTAGACAAATCCATGTAGCCTTCGCCGTTCACAGGTCGGCTGGACCACCATTCTTGATAGACGCTAGCGCCGGAGTACCCACTAGAAATTTTTGTGAGGCAATGCTATATGTCGCTAGGAAGGTAGAAATAGAGTACACCGTTATAAGACTAGACAGTTTACGCAAGAAACACGTAATTATTTCCACAAAAAGAACGCACTAGGAACAAAACTTAAATGGCTAGATGCTTGCGCAcgttaataaaaaataataataaaaaaagtcatTTCTAATTCATATGATGCCAACTTTATATATTCTGCAAAATTAGGGCAATCAATGTACTAGCTATTCATAATTCCATGGGGTGTAGATACAGGGATGGGGAGGGGGGCACACCGTGAACCTACCTTCCTCCCCGTGAAATTCGCGTATTAGGGTACCTGGCACACAATGACGAATGACAACACCCACCCACCCTCTCGCACTTTCCCAGGTCCAGCGCGTgctgccctcccccctcccaaaaagaaaaaaaacaaagagaactAGCTACATTGTTAATCATTTCAACTACACAAACTGACTATCGAAAATAGCGTGTTTCAAATAAATAAGCTGCTTCTTTCTATATCTTGCATCAGGTTGCACTTTGCCTTGCAGAAAATGCGTTGGTTACGCCTCAAAGCTGCAGCTGCAAGGATAGATTTCAACATAGTAACTTCTGTAGGACACTGAACGGTTTTAAGAAACCGAAAGTGAGAACATCCCGCCATCAGTGACTCGCGCCTCCCCGCCCATGGGAACGTGAACCACGGTGTCACCTGGACGTGCAGCCTTTGTACTGGAAGGCCTTGTGATGGGCCTTGCGCGTCGCTGACGAGCCGAGGATCAAGGCGGTGAGCACGACGGCGCCGACCAGCGCCGCGAAAAAGTAACAGAGTGGAGTCACGGCGCGGGCGCACGACAGCCCCGCCACCGTCGCACGCCGCCATGACGACTCGGAGGGGCGACGCTGGTCTTCTCGGCCACTCAAGGCCTGCGGACGACGGGAGAAAAAAAGCCAGGTCATTTAGGGAAAACAAATAACGAAAAAATATCGGACGGAACGCGTAAGAAAGAAAGGTAGCATGACACgcgcacactgtaaaataatttacgtcTTTTAAAAGTGAATGTATAACTTTAAAAGTGAATCAATGTATAACTCACATTTACACCCTTCGTGCGTAAGGGTGTTAGTTATATATTTATTTGCACCCTCGATAACATTTAAGGGCGTAAATAAAGGAAGCTTCATAAGGAGGTAAGATTCGGGATACCAGCGttagaacgaagaaaaaaaaaagggacaggCGTAGCGTTTAGACACAGGAAGACAGGCGGTGTGGTTTAGAAAGCAAACTGGGGTGGCCGATATTCTGCGTTGAAATTTAGAGGAAGAAATCACATTGGTTATACCGTGTAATATAACCGATTGTCTGTTAGACATGTAGAATCGTTagtaagagaagggaagcgcagtcgaggacggcaatgAATTAGGTGGTGTGGTGCAGTAAGAAAACTTGCAGTCATAAGATGGAATCAGCTGCCGCGAGGCAACGGTTATTGGATATCGACGGGAGAAGCCGTTCTCCTGCAGTGGAACAGGAAATTAATTCACATCGAAATGAACGTACGCTAGAGAAGCGCGCCTGATTGATCTAAAAAAAATCCCCAAATTCagtcacactaaaaaaaaaaagtcgcagtttcgcccgaagggtggggcatcgattgcaatagcaaataacAGGCAGCtctacggcagcagcagcgagtgaatagACCTTCGTGCCGTGTATCGCTTCAGCgcgagagcggcgagaacacagagcgcaaaaaggtatgagccgtctgcagatccctttcaagagaCGGCGcacgcgaccgcgcgcagccgtgcaaagtacgcatttgttggcggagtcgaagccgcctcTCCCCCTCCTGCGCTGGCTCGCCGCTTTCCTCCAAATATGGAGCGCGAGATTGAGCCCGATTGAGCCACGATTAATAGTTCCCTCTGCGCCCAGtagcgaaatgcgcagttgctgccgttGCATAAcggcgccctcccccccccccccctcctatccccccacggcctttcgcgcgacggaagacggcgcgttggctctccgctttctttcttcgcgcgcgccagattgagccgcgatcgccggcttccctcgcgtgctttcactcgcccaTACATACGacacgcggcgacggtgttatcgcccttggactttatacggaacataacGCCGACGGCGACGACAAAAATGCGACTGGGGtacccatataattgccatcgcaataaaagaagCTATAGATAAGTTGTAAGAGATTACACACGTTAGCCTTGCTATTTCTTTTTCCTGCAACACTACAGATTGTTTACATACACGTAAGCGTCCGCAAAACTCTAGATGTAAAATCCGAGGTTGAATGAATCATAGGCACGATAACCCGTAGTTCACCTTCCGGAAAAGGGTACCTCGTGGCAGGAATATGAAACAGGTCCTGCGGGAAGCAATGACTCATTTGCTGCTCACTCAGAAGCAAAGCCCCGGGAGACTCTGAGCGTCTTCATGGCTTCGTAGAACGATGAACGGAGCTAATTGTTGGTCTTCACTGTTACAAACGCAGCTGATTCCTCAGCGTTGATTGGCTTGAGATAGTTGGTTGGTTTGCTGATGTGGTAGTTTATATAGTCATTTAGAAGGAAAACATGCAGCGCACATTAAGAGATCTAGAAATCACTGTTTAATAAGAGGGTACTAATTACAAAAGTAAGTTGAGTTGTATTGGCAAGTTATGCTTCTTCAATGCAAAAAACGCCATTCATACCATGTTGGGAGGGCTGGTAAGCCAGAAGAGGCGTTAGAACAAAAGGCGGATGGCGAAGCCACTTTGAAGTTACCGCACCAACCCGCCCTGAGATAAGTGATTTCGATTACGTCTGCCCGCGGCTAGGAAATTTTTTTTCGTGAGGATGGAATAAATCGTAATATTTAACAAGCGAATGACTGAAATTAGCAAGTtatttatattttcctttactggttgaacatcttcaaGGGGCAGCGTAGAAGCTTGTTAAGTGTGTAAAATTAGGAGTGGCCACAAGAATGAATAATCCAGAGCCTgccgacaagaagaaaaaaagcagttgTAATTCCATATGCACATAAACTATCACAGAACCTCAGGAATGTAGCCAGTGTACTTGATGTAaaggttctttttttctgcccctaTCAAGATGATCAAGATTTGCGGTAAGATTCATAGGAAGTAGGCACAGGCTGCCTCCACGCTTGCTGGGAAAGGCTGCCCTGTTAAGCACACGTCTCTGCCTGTGCaatgtagaatgggagttgtttacgagcttcaGTTTTTCTATGGTAAcgtctatatcggccaaacaggtcgATGCCTGAAGATTAGATTGTCAGAGCATAGACGCTCGCCAgcgggtaatgcctactcacatgtcgcgcggcattgctccGAGCACGGGTGTACTCCATTCTATGAAGACACCACAATTATTTGCGCACATAGCAATTAGACTGcgagggagattattgaagcctaccatatcaagaaaaaaatgatcgcgcttgtgtaagcatgccttcattaaatttgcatgacagtgaatttgcaTTTTTAAACCACTTCATAGTATAGCATAAGATCACAGGGTGGTTGCCGTTTGCCTGTGCACTGAtcatgacgccatcgatgggagggCACGTGGGTATAGGTTGTAGTACTAAAGTTGCGCATGCCTTCTAAGAAAGCTACTCGTGAGTTCAGCGCAGCCCTCTGTGCTTCCCGCCTTCGGTCTtggtcgtcttgcgctgccccttcaagatgttcgacCTCCTCCACCTGAATATCTTGATATCCATGCTTGTTATACAAGAAGGAATGAATAAAGGTTCTCCCGCGAACACGGAGGGTGCTCACCAGGTTTTTCATGCGAGCCAGCGACGCGCTGCCAATGGAATGGCTACGCTTGCGTGCAGGGCCCGGGCGGGAGTCCACGGGGCTGTCGTGGGCGGTGGTGCGCTGGGTATGCGGACTCGCGTGAGCTGGTTCCGGTTCCCGGTGCTTCTTCGGTGACGAGGCTTTCCGGGCAGGTGAACTGGTGCGACGACTGTGGCTCGATTTTCGTTGGGCCATCGCACCTTTCGCGGTCTTCGTCGGAGCTCCGGGGGAACGCTGCTTCGTGGCGAGGCTCatccttcttcgtcttcttcttcctcctcttcttcttacGCTGGACGCTTTCACCCACCTCGACAAATGTCGAGCGCGTCCTTCCTCCTCGGGACAGCGCTGCGTCGACGTCTGGCGTTGCGGATTCGCAAGAACTGTTGGCGGCGTTTCGGCGCGGCTTGCGAAAGTTGCAGTGCATAGACATTGCGTGCCACGAAGGTTGCGACCTGCGTGGTTCATAAGCACGAACACTGCGTAAGATTACACTTTGCGTCGAATTCCGACAAAGACAATTTTAGGCATCGTTATTTAGTTCCATAGCATTTATTTGCCCACTTCGAGAAATCTTCCATTCACATAGATTTCAACATGTGTGccggatctgcataattttacaGCAGAGCTGTACGTGGCTAAGGTACCATAGAATTTTCGCgtccacacacaaaaagaaatatcatcatcaatggctcatacccctgtaagcaaggaAAAAGGTGCAATGGCTCGTAGCCCAGTAAGCCAgatgctacaagcactcagcacaGTGAAGCGGACAGTGCTTAGATTCTtcctaatcacgcatacaacatacagaacagcaagTTGAAAACTATCAgcatcagtggctcataccctcgtaattaagcaagcaaaaaaagatACAACGGCTCATtgccccgtaaggttcatgggtACTCATTTTGCgtgggttagttgcgatgacaccacaccttcggtcgttgtcggtgattttaatgtggatgtgtcggggcTGGAAAAagagtggtttacgcgtttcgtgttgcaCACATATCGCTTGCGATGTCACACCAATCCGGCCCACCCGACCACCCAGTGGTGTACGTgtatcgatttgacattatcaaagagtgTGTTTGCATTTGCGACAATGCCGATCAGAgtatatcatagcgaccacaaagccaaTGTGGCCGATGCAATAAAGTATTTACTAGAAGATTTCTTACCAGGATGTTTACAGTTCCACTCGTCATTCACCTTCGCAGGGCGGAATGGCCTtgaattttttgttgttgctcgaaGGCTGCCCTGAGACGTAATACACAAAGGGCGTGGATCTCATGTATACCAAAAAAATGCGTTTAATTGGAATTAGTGGCAGATTCGTTCTTTGGATATTTTCACGTATAACACGTTGTACTAAATTATGTCAATTCcacaaagcccccccccccccttcttgaaCTCGGGGGAAAAATGACTTCCATGTCCCCGATTCTCCCAGCATTCTTTAGTGGTACTCGGACAAATTGATAATAGTAGAAGCTTCCGTTTCTTCATCGGAATAATACGACATGATATATAGCGCCGATATTGTCTGTAATTATTATTAGCACTATATTTTGAACATATCATGGCCCCCAGAACGTTTACCCCTCTTTAACTGCCGTTCAAGCCTATTGATGGTCTCGCCAATATTACTTGAACAAGCACACAGAGCGTAGTTCAATTTAAATATGGAGCTTCCAAGGAGCAAGTGCGAAAAACACCTCTTGTGTAGTGATATTAAACGGAGGGGCTGCTAACACAGTTCTATGATAGCTGTGAGAAATGAAAATCAATAACAAGGAAGGCACAAAAAACTGACACGCCGGGCTTACGAATATTTCGGCATCGTATGGTGGTAATATataagcaaagaaagaaacaaggaaacaaacaaacaaacaaacaaacaaacaaacaaagcgagaaaaaaacgcgtgtgcaaataaacaaaacaaacaaagaacaagCAAAAGGAACAACAATTCGAAAATTCGAGAAAAATTAAACCATAAAAAAGTGGATCACGTCACGACGTAGTCTTGATAACATTCTCGCTGCCTCAAACCCCACAATTCTGACTCGTAAAACGCAAGAGTTAACGATGCCTTTTAACGAACCTCGCCGACTATAGAACGATTTACAACACGAGCACACAATTGTTAAGCTCCGAGAATTGTAGCTGCAAGGGCGTTCAAGGGAACGGACAATATACGCCGACTTCGCTCTGTTTCGAGCATTTGCTGCGTGTCTTCGTAAGCTAATAAACCTCGTCGCCCGGAGCAGCATTACGACGACTAAGGATCTATAAAATCGTCTCTCTTCTCGTCTTCGGATAGATTCAGTGGTGGAGTGAGTATCTTGGAATTCCTGTTTGTAAAAGTTTTCATGTACCGCGTATTAAGCGCATATCTTAGTAAAGAACTTGCAGTCTCGAAACCCTTGACGTGGTCACGCTATTTGAGTAAGCCTCACGCGCAGGTCTTGCTTTGCCCGAAACAGCAACTATGGAGAAGAAATTCGCCGCTCCGTTTGTCCTGGCACTGATAGCCATCGGTATTCTGGCAAGCCTTACAACGGAGAACGGGTACGTGTTGGCAACAGCTTttactcattttctttttgtggcctttgtttttttttaaagcgaagctttctttgcctgttccttcgactttcccactgctgccgttgctgctgtcgcgcacaccgcgtcggagGGGGTGGTTcggagcgtgtatatatatatgaaaggcgCGAGTACGTGAGTAAGAGAAGAAAGGGAAcgctagaaactcgttttcaccccgccgcgtcgaatgtgcacactGCCCTCTGGAGCAGTCTGGGCGTCGCCgcttagcctcttgacagctgtaattatccctgaccccccctcaaaagcattgcaggaaATCCAGCACTTCCCTTTCTCTTAACGTGCGaatccagaggggacgtagatagaactgtagagatgagggaggagaagaggcagttacCATACAAAGGGGAGGGGGgtgaaggtgacgtgagaaggcaaggaaaccctactactatacgacaatggttgcggggaaactggataaccTTAAGTTCGAGGTACGGTACAGTATGTTCCTgctaggcctttgccctgcagtgggcgtaatcaggctgatgatgatgatgatgatgtctgaaAAGTAAACAcgatgcaaatatgtcaagcggacaaattacgcagggcgtgccgAAGCAGTGTCGCATTAATTAATGCGCACCGCAGGGCCCAGACGACACTATGGAGGCGGTCCACCGTAAAATACACATttttgtgcccgccgcggtagcttagcggctatggcgttgctagAGGAAGTGGATTTGaccccaatcgcggcagccgcctttcgacgggggtgaaatagaaaacgcatgtgcacttagattttggggcacgctaaagaacatcacggtgtcaaaattagtccggagtccgccactacggcttgccacATAATCCGAGTGGGATATTGGAGCGTAGAGCCcctaatccaattcaagtttcgTACTGCCACAATGCGGTGTGGCACGTTAGGAAATGACAACACTCAACcatctcagaggttataaaatggGGCGGACAACAACGCCTCATGCAAACAcctcttcctgtgtgttctgtgtactacgcagacaaacagcagtggtgcacgcaaggtaacgtttaacatcaactcaccactctcgtgttagcctaaacgttgaagaagttAAGCTTCAGCCGTTCACATCACCGCTaactatcgtcaatcaaagcatccagaacggaaagcttcgcttacatcgattcccacagtgcgtgagatctgcATAACTTATTTGTATAGTACTTGTGAACAAGGCGGAGGAACTGCAAAATGGAAACTGTTAATTATTTTCATCTACACTAGAGAAGAAAGTAGCGGGATGAAAGAAACTTTCGTGTTCTACACCCAGAATTATCAACACAGTGAAAACATTCAATGACAGTAATATTACAGCTATAGCCTAAGTTCTCGCGTTAActactgtaaaataaaagtttaCAGGTTTCCTCATTGTCCACGAAACTGACTCAGAAGTTTCGTCAAAACTGGAATGTGGAAGGAAGCAACGTGTCTCGCGTAGGAAATAGCTGATTGGTAAAGAATGCACGAGAGCAGAACCGGCTCAATGTTTCTGAACACTCTCACGTGCCCTGTCTGCAATGATGAACCGTGACCCAATTCTTGGCAACGTTTTTACACACGACACTCATTTAGAGCTTAACAAAGTCATAATGAACAAATTAGGTGCATGACATGGTGAGCTGATTTTTGTTCGTTTTAAGCGCTCTCTGTAAAGTGTAAAACGAGAAATGTAAATACATCGACAGCAGTAAAGGCAAACTGTGGACGTAGATGTCGTTCTTTCAGTGTGCAATCGTTATGTCGGatgctattttcttttcttccgtaGTCTGGTGGGGACTTTTTCGTGATTATTCTTGGAAAATTCACGATCTTGTAAATATCGGTTAGCAAAAGAAATAGCCATTGCAAATCGTCAGAGATGCCCTGCTCACGGCACATGACTGACTAATTTGAATAACCGAAGTGGAATGTTTGCTTTCGCGTGTTCCTTCGGCCACGCGGTTTGGAGCGCGCTCGAAGCCGAGGCTGTCACAATACAACTGCAAAGACACCATTGCTTCTCTAACGTAATTTACATCTACGTCAGAGATACGTCAGTACACACGTAACCTGGGCCACACATGTCGCTGCTTCAGGGACACGCTCACGGTAGACACGTTGTTAACGGTGCTTCTACGTTGCTTAAAACAATGATCCCAATATGCCGATAATAAATATTCGCTAGAGTCCTCAATAGTGTTGCAAATGCGCTAGAAATGTGGCTACAAGAATAGGGTCAAAGGTGGGTACGAAACGAGAATCGTCAAGTAGTGCAATGGCATTTTGAAAATCATATTCCATAACCTTCTTAACGAATACCTATGAAATACCATGGGTTTCGCATATGCTTGTTTATGAACACATGATACTCTTGGATGTCGAGCTAATGAAACATACGTGTATTTATCAGGGAGATATTGACCACCATCATAGCCGAGGACTCTTCAGATAAGATAGAGCGCAACCAGATTGATCAACAAACAGCTACTAATCTGTTCTGACGAGGAATATCACTTCCGCACTGACTGGAACACCCAGTCATGCCATCACTCCGATTCACTTTGTCGCATTAACTATGgagtttttgtttgtgttttctttaAACTTTGGCACGTGGCAGGCAATTTCTTATGTTGTTTACGTTCCTCCAATAATATTACCGCAATAATAGGCCGACATCCCAAGTGGACATGTGCTGTTGCCCACGAGGTTTCCAATTAAGGAAATACAACTAAGAGTTGGGTTATTTCGTCATGGTTCATAATGATGACAGAcgcgtcaaaaagaaagaaaacatgaatacatgaagataaaaaagaaagaaagaaacgtaatGGAAAAGGGACTGTCCCTTGTCTTATGCGTTCTTGTTCTTCTCTAGGCTTAATTGTTTGTCGTAATTATTAATCTGCGGCCAGAACCACTACTACGACATCAGGTTGTGTATTTCCCTCTACTTTGTCGCAAAGGAGCAAAACAAAAGACGTAATCTTGGCACTTCattcgaagtcacgtgtcagttggcttttttttttctttcgtaatcGATTTCTTTTCGCTCGCTTGCTGGTTACACAAAAAACTCCGAGATCTCCCATATTTGTGTAATCATGCAAGGGTTGACTGTCAAATTAAATATACAAGTACAGTGAGCGAAAAGTAGAATTATAAGAAATGCAGATAGTCCAGGCCCGAGGCACATTCTTCTAGCCAGCTACTTTACACCGGGAGTGGGGAGAAGAGGGAAGGAACGATGACGTAATAGGGGAGAGGCAAAAACACATTATCGAACAGGTCTAGTCATGGCCTAGAGCCTAAACACGTACTTTCTCGAAATAAAGTAAGGCTCGAAGTTAGTGTTTAATAACAAATGTACAGCctcatcaataaataaataaataaataaataaataaataaataaataaatcctatATAAGCAGTTTACGAGAAGATAGATACGAAGTATCCATCTTCTTGCTGGCAAGTCGCtttgccaacgtttcggcaaggggacttgtcttcaaTGCCGCAAACTGTTTTCGTTGGCATCATTTGCTTACGTAGCTCACTCGCTCCCACAGGGGGGAGGAGCATAAACGAGTAGGATAGAGCAAGGGGAAGGAAGGCGAAGCTGAGGGAATCGTCAAAGGCATAGCGCGTGAACGGTTGTTACGCGTGTAaggccaacagataatgaagccaagggcAGTTATTTGTAGTTTTAATTGAAATTTAAAAGTGACAAACTCAAGGAAAATGAAAGGGGACCA
Above is a genomic segment from Dermacentor andersoni chromosome 8, qqDerAnde1_hic_scaffold, whole genome shotgun sequence containing:
- the LOC126528888 gene encoding uncharacterized protein; translation: MSLATKQRSPGAPTKTAKGAMAQRKSSHSRRTSSPARKASSPKKHREPEPAHASPHTQRTTAHDSPVDSRPGPARKRSHSIGSASLARMKNLALSGREDQRRPSESSWRRATVAGLSCARAVTPLCYFFAALVGAVVLTALILGSSATRKAHHKAFQYKGCTSRGCQEHLERLSNSMNKTVDPCRDPTAYVCDNVRWHSEIMTDALTDLLVRWYQLGATFLEKQRRPSPASALYQGCVSREGHTYERLEEVLSFLRDRGLHWPRRVTGVGATKHALDVILDLLINWGVPFWLEISLKQLPGDTRHVSLYAVS